The DNA sequence GCGATAGGTCTTTCTCCCACCGGACTCCACACTTTTCTGAGAATCGGTTTTAAGCCGACCCTATGTTCATCAAAAAACCAGACATCTATTTCTGCTTCTGGATACTGTTGTTTTAGTTTTTGAACTTTTGACGGGAGGTTTTGTCTGAATTCTTTCTGTTCAATAACATCTCCTTTTTTATGTTTTGGTCTCGGTCTCTGACAGGAGTATCCGAGCTTTTTTAGGTAATCCCATCCTCTCTGCTCCCAAACTTTTTCGACACAGTTTTCTTGGGCTATCCAGCGAGCTACTTTTGGACCCGTCCAAACTCCTCCGTCTGCCGGTCTTGATTCTAATTCTTTTGCTAATTTTTCAAGTTGTTGGTCAGTTAATAAAGGTTTTTTCCCTCCTCTAACTCTTAAAGTCTTATTTTTTAAGTTTTTGACCCCTTCTTCACCTAATTCGTTATACTTTTTCAGGATTTCTTTACCATAGTTATAATTTATTCCTACGGCGAGTGCAGCATTTTTGACTGTCCATCCCTGAGAAACTTTCCACAGTAAATGCCATCTTCTTGATTCTACTGGGTCTTGATTTTTCAAATATTTACTTTTCAGTTCATCTGAACTAAAGTGAGGGGCTATATAAGCTTTTTTGGGCATTTTTAGGGATTTAAATGATTTTAATTTAATCTTATCCTTGTTCGTAGGTCTTGACAATCGGATTTGGTATAAGGAGTGTTACTGACTGTGTTTGTCTCGCGATTTTCGCTGCGGCGATCGCGAATTTTGAATATGTCTTTATACCAATTCCCAATCGCGATGCACTAAATTTTTTGCTGTAGGGGCATAACAATGTTATGCCCTCTTCGGGAATCGTGCAAAATTCATGAGAATTGGTATTATAGATGGTGCGTTACGCTTCGCTAACGCACCCTACTTGGCTCAATTATCAATTATTACTTAAAACATCGATCGCGGATCTCGGATAGGCTTTTAGCATTTCTACCGCCCGATAAACATACCAAACCTCCGTCACTGCACCGCCGCGCATTTGCGGAACCGTCCCAATTTCTTCAAAACGGCTGAAATAAGCGCTAAACTCCTGCGTCAGTTCGGGCATTTCATGAAACCGTTTTAACGTAACATACAGCCCATCTTTCCCTAAAAATTGCTCCGGTTTCGTCCAAGAAGCAAAACCGCGCATATCTTCGCTAAAACAAACGATGGGAATCGGTTTAAGCGGGATTAAAGCCATGCCAAGAAATCCGCCCAGATAATAAGCATTAGTCGCTACAAAACTGGCTTCGGTTAAGGCTTTTTGGAGGGTTGGATTAGTCTCGAAACCGCGCTGCAACTGTTTGGTATCGATTAACTCGCGCGAGGGATCGCTTTCTGGGGCGATGAAACCGCCAAACAGCGCGTACTGACTGGGTTTTTGCAGCGTTCCCAGGTTGAGATGCAACATCAGCAGCAGGATAATCGGCAGCATGAAACAAACCGTTCCCCATAACCACCGTTGCGTTTGCCGTCGCGCTTGTTGTTCCCAAAGAACCGCGCGATCGCCGAGAATTAAGGTTAAGCCCCAAAATCCCGGCATCGGCCATCCAGCTAAAATTTGCGTCTTCCCGCCCAAGAGAATGAAACCGAGGGCAATCGGTAAGGATACGCAGAGAATCAGTAAGTATTTATCGCGAGTTTCTCGCTCGGCGGCGGGAAATTGAGAAGTAATAATTCGCTTAGTTGCCTGAAAGCTAGTCCAGCACAGGGGAATTCCCATTGTGGGAAACAAGTACGCAATTGTACTGAGGAAAACGAGGAAAGCGTTGAGAGGGTTATAAGGTGCGGGGGGAGTATTGGTTTTTGGGTCGAAACGCGAGGAGAGTTGGAAGCGGAAGGAAACCCAATCGTGCTGCCAGTTCCAATACCAGAGTGGGAAGAGGGTGAGAAGCAGGAGGGCAAGGGAAAGGGCAGTCCAAGGCGAGAAGAGGGCGCGGCGGTGGCGATCGCTCGTTACAGCAAAAACCACGAGTCCGAAGCCCAGCAAAAAGCCATGATATTTCCCTAAAATCGTTAAACCGACGAGAATTCCGAGTAAGGCGAGGCGATAGCTGGGGCGATATTCCGGTACTTTTTCGGCAGGAGCGGGGGAAAGTGGGAAGAATTCGCAGGCGGCACAGTATAAACTCGCAGTCCAGAAGAAAATGAGGGGGTTGTCCGGCAGGGTGAGGATGCCAAAACCGACAGTAAAGATGGGGATAACGGAGGCAATTGCGATCGCCCATTGTGCCGCTTTTCGACCGAACAAACGCGCCCCCGTTAAGTACAACAGCGCCAAACTCGCCGTATAAAGCAGCAGCGGACCAATCCGCAGGGTAAATTGAGATACCGCGCCCGTTAGCCAAACGCCGAACCCCGTTGTCAGTGCGACGAGTACGGGATGGTCGAAATAACTCCAGT is a window from the Oscillatoria sp. FACHB-1406 genome containing:
- a CDS encoding IS630 family transposase yields the protein MPKKAYIAPHFSSDELKSKYLKNQDPVESRRWHLLWKVSQGWTVKNAALAVGINYNYGKEILKKYNELGEEGVKNLKNKTLRVRGGKKPLLTDQQLEKLAKELESRPADGGVWTGPKVARWIAQENCVEKVWEQRGWDYLKKLGYSCQRPRPKHKKGDVIEQKEFRQNLPSKVQKLKQQYPEAEIDVWFFDEHRVGLKPILRKVWSPVGERPIA
- a CDS encoding glycosyltransferase family 39 protein is translated as MLTILARWLIGGLIFRSLVAYWLYPGFDEAYYYLYSLHLDWSYFDHPVLVALTTGFGVWLTGAVSQFTLRIGPLLLYTASLALLYLTGARLFGRKAAQWAIAIASVIPIFTVGFGILTLPDNPLIFFWTASLYCAACEFFPLSPAPAEKVPEYRPSYRLALLGILVGLTILGKYHGFLLGFGLVVFAVTSDRHRRALFSPWTALSLALLLLTLFPLWYWNWQHDWVSFRFQLSSRFDPKTNTPPAPYNPLNAFLVFLSTIAYLFPTMGIPLCWTSFQATKRIITSQFPAAERETRDKYLLILCVSLPIALGFILLGGKTQILAGWPMPGFWGLTLILGDRAVLWEQQARRQTQRWLWGTVCFMLPIILLLMLHLNLGTLQKPSQYALFGGFIAPESDPSRELIDTKQLQRGFETNPTLQKALTEASFVATNAYYLGGFLGMALIPLKPIPIVCFSEDMRGFASWTKPEQFLGKDGLYVTLKRFHEMPELTQEFSAYFSRFEEIGTVPQMRGGAVTEVWYVYRAVEMLKAYPRSAIDVLSNN